A genomic window from Elaeis guineensis isolate ETL-2024a chromosome 3, EG11, whole genome shotgun sequence includes:
- the LOC140856300 gene encoding uncharacterized protein, which yields MAAHEKWMEDDNKVKCYTLASMSNELHSQYEDMPTAKATMTYLQELYGEHSCTACFESLTSSFASFVMNYNMNKLNYTLPELMNMLISNEGTLKSSRTSTILAVAQGPSKRKFSWKKKRPMKKQKKEKKSKPKKKDTPKKAATGKEKYFHCYNDGY from the exons ATGGCAGCACATGAAAAATGGATGGAAGATGACAATAAGGTAAAGTGTTACACATTGGCTTCGATGTCAAATGAATTACATAGCCAGTATGAGGATATGCCTACTGCTAAGGCCACGATGACTTACcttcaagagttgtatggtgagcatagCTGCACTGCGTGCTTcgaa TCCCTTACTAGTTCATTTGCTTCATTTGTCATGAATTacaatatgaacaaattgaactaCACTTTACCTGAGTTGATGAACATGTTGATTAGTAATGAGgggactttgaagagttcaaggaccAGCACTATTCTTGCTGTGGCGCAGGGtccttccaaaagaaagtttAGTTGGAAGAAGAAAAGGCCTATGAAGAaacagaaaaaggaaaagaagagcaAGCCGAAAAAGAAGGACACTCCTAAGAAGGCTGCTACTGgcaaggaaaagtattttcattgctatAATGATGGCTATTAG